The Hemicordylus capensis ecotype Gifberg chromosome 6, rHemCap1.1.pri, whole genome shotgun sequence genome window below encodes:
- the LOC128331295 gene encoding olfactory receptor 6B1-like, producing MWNMEKGNQTAITEFILLGFGNLPELQPLLFLFFLGIYIVTTTGNLLIIFLVVFDQHLHTPMYFFLANLSCLETCYSSVILPQMLTNLLSGDKTISFSGCMSQFYLFGSCVGIETYLLATMSYDRYLAICKPLHYTSIMHGKLCVQLMAGAWINSFLANSITVFLMAQLSFCGPNIIDHYFCDFSPMKKLSCTDNSLIELITFLLIFVFTIAPFLLTLTSYVCIITTILKFPSTTGRQKAFSTCSSHLIVVCIFYGTIIIVYMLPDTPTLRDLNKVFSVFYTILTPLVNPLIYSLRNKEVHKALRRVCYKMVLSGRMLTNGSL from the coding sequence ATGTGGAACATGGAGAAAGGAAACCAAACAGCCATCACCGAATTCATCCTCTTGGGGTTTGGAAATctccctgagctgcagcccctgcTTTTCTTGTTCTTCCTAGGGATTTATATTGTGACCACAACTGGAAACCTCCTCATCATTTTTTTAGTGGTGTTTGATCAGCACCTTCACacccccatgtacttcttcctggCAAATTTGTCTTGCCTGGAGACTTGTTATAGCTCAGTCATTTTGCCCCAAATGCTGACCAATTTGTTAAGTGGAGACAAAACCATTTCTTTTAGTGGATGCATGTCCCAGTTTTATCTGTTTGGTTCGTGTGTTGGCATAGAGACATATCTCCTGGCCACAATGTCTTATGATCGATATCTGGCGATATGTAAACCTTTACACTACACGTCCATCATGCATGGAAAGCTCTGTGTTCAGCTAATGGCTGGGGCATGGATAAATTCTTTTCTGGCTAATTCCATCACAGTATTTCTGATGGCTCAATTGTCCTTCTGTGGCCCCAATATAATAGATCATTACTTCTGTGACTTTTCCCCCATGAAAAAACTGTCATGCACTGACAATAGCCTGATTGAACTCATTACCTTTCTGTTGATTTTTGTGTTCACTATCGCCCCATTTCTACTTACTCTCACATCTTATGTttgcatcatcaccaccatcctgAAGTTTCCATCCACCACTGGGAGGCAAAAGGCCTTCTCAACCTGCTCCTCCCATCTCATTGTGGTTTGCATTTTTTATGGCACTATAATAATTGTCTACATGTTGCCAGACACCCCCACTCTCCGAGATCTCAATAAAGTCTTCTCGGTCTTCTACACAATCTTAACTCCCTTGGTCAATCCCCTCATCTACAGCTTGAGAAACAAAGAAGTTCACAAAGCCCTGAGAAGAGTTTGCTATAAAATGGTGCTTTCTGGAAGGATGCTGACAAATGGATCGTTGTAG
- the LOC128331296 gene encoding olfactory receptor 2AP1-like: MLHHARPRAGVTEELSASTHLHDLLAWSVLDLAYMPRWQAQHEANQTMINEFILLGFRAGQDGHIPLFLLLLVIYIVTISGNLLLILLVVSDQHLHTPMYYFLGNLSCLETFYSSAILPRMLYSLLTGDRSISFLGCIAQFYIFGILVTTECFLLAAMSFDRYLAICKPLHYVSHMNDKLCVQLTLGSWVGGCLAITITTSLMSQLVFCGTKEIDHFFCDFAPVINLSCSNTQIIEVLSFVLSSVCAFPPFMLTLASYVCIITSILKIPSTSRKQKAFSTCSSHLIVVTVFYGTLIIVYVLPKTSTLRELNKVFSLLYTILTPLINPIIYSLRNQDVKEALQKSARKLAAPAGI; encoded by the exons ATGCTGCACCATGCAAG ACCGAGAGCAGGAGTGACTGAGGAACTTTCAGCATCCACTCACCTACATGATCTTCTTGCATGGAG tGTTCTGGATCTTGCCTACATGCCCCGCTGGCAAGCACAACATGAAGCAAATCAAACCATGATAAATGAATTCATTCTCCTGGGTTTTAGGGCTGGTCAGGATGGGCATATTCCTCTTTTTTTGCTGTTGTTGGTTATTTACATTGTGACCATAAGTGGGAACCTCCTGCTCATTCTTCTCGTTGTGTCTGATCAGCACCTTCATACACCCATGTACTACTTCCTGGGGAATCTGTCCTGCTTGGAGACCTTCTACAGCTCAGCCATCCTGCCCAGAATGCTCTATAGTCTCTTGACAGGAGACAGATCTATTTCATTCCTAGGCTGCATTGCACAGTTTTATATCTTTGGCATACTGGTTACTACTGAGTGTTTTCTCCTTGCTGCAATGTCCTTTGATCGCTATTTAGCCATATGCAAGCCATTGCATTATGTTTCCCACATGAATGACAAATTATGTGTCCAATTGACTCTAGgctcctgggtgggtgggtgtttagCTATCACCATAACAACGTCTTTAATGTCACAGCTAGTTTTTTGTGGCACAAAGGAGATTGATCACTTCTTTTGCGATTTTGCTCCAGTGATAAATCTGTCCTGCAGCAACACCCAAATAATAGAAGTCTTGAGTTTTGTACTGTCATCTGTGTGTGCCTTTCCACCTTTCATGCTGACCTTGGCATCCTATGTTTGCATTATCACCTCCATCCTGAAAATCCCATCCACCTCTAGAAAGCAGAAAGCTTTCTCTACCTGCTCCTCTCATCTTATTGTGGTGACAGTTTTTTATGGGACTCTGATTATTGTCTACGTCTTACCAAAGACAAGTACTCTGAGGGAGCTAAACAAAGTTTTTTCCCTCCTGTACACAATACTGACTCCCCTCATCAACCCAATCATATACAGCCTAAGAAACCAAGATGTTAAGGAGGCACTACAAAAAAGTGCCAGAAAACTTGCAGCTCCTGCAGGGATTTAG